In Microbacterium sp. 1.5R, the following are encoded in one genomic region:
- a CDS encoding LacI family DNA-binding transcriptional regulator, which produces MSGASPSDAPGLRVTVSDVAAAAGVSRATATRALKGEGRFAPETQERILAEAERLGYVRNTMAAELAAGRTGTVGLMLRDASNPAYGLLFSRLQDEAHRRGLDLVTVTIGADEQGAEQVNALHRLLGMRVAGLIVATGGITAAQLEPFADQVPIVRAGRVETAEGIHTAHYDDPEHGRLLASHVLSLGHRRVVVLSGAEDVSFAEHLRASAMESTLVAGGASVTRVSAGAAPTDGVDEALDAVRAGATAVMCASDYRQLAVMRALRAAGLSVPGDVSVTGCDGILPGADLLGLTTLRIPVEAVAAAAVETMQRLLSGSGAESDSAETVRQPFVGTLVPGSTAAAV; this is translated from the coding sequence GTGAGTGGTGCATCGCCTTCGGATGCTCCGGGGCTGCGTGTCACGGTCAGCGATGTCGCGGCGGCCGCCGGGGTCTCCCGTGCCACCGCGACGAGGGCACTCAAGGGCGAGGGCCGCTTCGCTCCCGAGACCCAGGAGCGGATCCTCGCCGAGGCCGAGCGCCTCGGATACGTGCGCAACACGATGGCCGCCGAGCTCGCCGCCGGGCGCACCGGAACCGTCGGACTGATGCTGCGCGATGCGAGCAACCCGGCCTACGGTCTGCTGTTCTCGCGGTTGCAGGATGAGGCGCACAGGCGTGGGCTCGACCTCGTGACCGTGACGATCGGCGCCGACGAGCAGGGAGCCGAGCAGGTCAACGCGCTGCACCGGCTGCTCGGCATGCGCGTCGCCGGACTGATCGTCGCGACCGGTGGCATCACGGCCGCGCAGCTCGAGCCGTTCGCCGACCAGGTGCCGATCGTGCGCGCGGGGCGGGTCGAGACGGCCGAGGGGATTCACACCGCGCACTACGACGATCCGGAGCACGGGCGTCTCTTGGCGTCGCATGTCTTGTCCCTGGGGCATCGGCGGGTGGTGGTGCTCTCCGGAGCGGAGGATGTGTCGTTCGCTGAGCATCTGCGGGCTTCGGCGATGGAATCGACGTTGGTCGCCGGCGGGGCGTCGGTGACTCGGGTGTCGGCGGGCGCTGCGCCGACCGATGGAGTGGATGAGGCGCTGGATGCCGTGCGAGCTGGGGCGACGGCTGTGATGTGTGCGTCGGACTATCGGCAGCTCGCGGTCATGCGGGCGTTGCGTGCTGCGGGGTTGTCTGTGCCCGGCGACGTGAGCGTGACGGGGTGCGACGGCATCCTTCCCGGTGCCGACCTGCTGGGGCTCACGACGCTGCGGATTCCCGTCGAGGCCGTTGCCGCCGCGGCTGTAGAGACGATGCAGCGGTTGCTCTCGGGATCGGGGGCTGAGTCGGATTCTGCGGAGACCGTGCGGCAGCCGTTCGTCGGAACTCTCGTGCCCGGGTCGACTGCCGCCGCCGTCTGA
- a CDS encoding ABC transporter permease, with protein MTTEAVVEGQTAGPRLNKRGRPGSVKAMLRSPLAWITGIIVIWFAAAFLVLPNAALLGVTFFPDGQFSIRAVEKLFGSERALKTLGNSFLLAVTLSITVNVVGVFIVLVTKYFQVRGAKILWLGYATTLIYGGIVLAAGYNFIYGRFGFFTNMMVNWWPDMDRDWFSGYFAVVFVMTFATTTNHMLFLSSSLGKVDYASIEAAKLMGASTWTILRRIVLPVMKPMLFAVTVLTFLIGLGALTAPLVLGGPDFQTVAPLIIDLSRSPITRDIAALLAIVLGIATIILLAIMNRFEKSGVYFSVAKVATPIQKQKIRTPFANVVVHVIAYLLWVIYLIPVVLIVIFSFVDARSILAGSITLDSFTLDNYVTVFSSAEAIRPFIVSVVYSAVASIVVVGGLLFVARMLQKHRNLLTTAIEYMLHIPWILPIVLIALALVTAFDEPRAIVGGFVLTGTPILLLIAYICVKIPFTLRLLKAGFASVPDSLEDASRILGAKSLTTFRKVLVPLVLPTAAAITALNFNSLLDDYDAAIFLYHPLFKPLGVAIQESTRGENNLDAMPITFVYTVLLMIIMGVTMYLVYGRGSRAGAPRKAKKARA; from the coding sequence TTGACGACCGAAGCTGTCGTCGAGGGTCAGACGGCGGGACCGCGGCTCAACAAGAGAGGGCGCCCCGGCAGCGTGAAGGCGATGCTCCGCTCGCCCCTCGCCTGGATCACGGGCATCATCGTGATCTGGTTCGCCGCGGCGTTCCTCGTGCTTCCCAACGCCGCCCTGCTCGGGGTCACGTTCTTCCCCGACGGGCAGTTCAGCATCCGTGCCGTCGAGAAGCTGTTCGGCAGCGAGCGTGCGCTGAAGACGCTCGGCAACAGCTTCCTGCTCGCGGTCACGCTGTCGATCACGGTCAACGTGGTCGGTGTGTTCATCGTGCTGGTGACGAAGTACTTCCAGGTGCGCGGAGCGAAGATCCTCTGGCTCGGCTATGCCACGACCCTGATCTACGGCGGCATCGTGCTGGCCGCCGGTTACAACTTCATCTACGGCCGGTTCGGGTTCTTCACGAACATGATGGTCAACTGGTGGCCCGACATGGACCGCGACTGGTTCTCGGGATACTTCGCGGTCGTCTTCGTGATGACGTTCGCGACCACCACCAACCACATGCTGTTCCTCTCGTCATCGCTCGGCAAAGTCGACTACGCGTCGATCGAGGCGGCGAAGCTCATGGGGGCGTCGACCTGGACGATCCTCCGCCGCATCGTGCTGCCGGTGATGAAGCCGATGCTGTTCGCCGTCACGGTGCTCACATTCCTCATCGGGCTCGGGGCGCTGACGGCTCCGCTCGTGCTCGGCGGGCCCGACTTCCAGACGGTCGCGCCGCTGATCATCGACCTCTCGCGCAGCCCCATCACGCGTGACATCGCGGCCCTGCTGGCGATCGTGCTCGGCATCGCGACGATCATCCTGCTCGCGATCATGAACCGCTTCGAGAAGTCGGGTGTGTACTTCTCGGTCGCGAAGGTGGCGACGCCGATCCAGAAGCAGAAGATCCGCACCCCGTTCGCGAACGTCGTCGTGCACGTCATCGCGTACCTCCTGTGGGTGATCTACCTGATCCCGGTCGTGCTGATCGTGATCTTCTCGTTCGTCGATGCGCGCAGCATCCTCGCCGGATCCATCACGCTCGACAGCTTCACGCTCGACAACTACGTCACCGTGTTCTCGAGCGCCGAGGCGATCCGTCCGTTCATCGTCAGCGTCGTCTACAGCGCCGTGGCGTCGATCGTCGTGGTCGGCGGTCTGCTGTTCGTGGCACGGATGCTGCAGAAGCACCGCAACCTGCTGACCACCGCGATCGAGTACATGCTGCACATCCCGTGGATCCTGCCGATCGTGCTGATCGCGCTCGCCCTGGTGACCGCGTTCGACGAACCGCGGGCGATCGTGGGCGGCTTCGTGCTCACCGGCACGCCGATCCTGCTGCTCATCGCCTACATCTGCGTGAAGATCCCGTTCACGCTGCGCCTGCTCAAGGCCGGGTTCGCGTCGGTGCCCGATTCGCTCGAAGACGCCTCGCGGATCCTCGGTGCGAAGTCGCTGACGACGTTCCGCAAGGTGCTGGTGCCGCTGGTGCTGCCGACGGCCGCGGCGATCACGGCACTGAACTTCAACAGCCTGCTCGACGACTACGACGCGGCGATCTTCCTCTACCACCCGCTGTTCAAGCCGCTCGGTGTGGCGATTCAAGAGAGCACGCGCGGCGAGAACAATCTCGACGCGATGCCGATCACGTTCGTCTACACAGTTCTGCTCATGATCATCATGGGTGTCACCATGTATCTCGTGTATGGACGAGGTTCGCGCGCCGGAGCGCCCCGCAAGGCCAAGAAGGCGCGCGCGTGA
- a CDS encoding ABC transporter ATP-binding protein → MIRFEDVEVAFGDHRAVSHLDLEIQEGEFFTLLGPSGCGKTTALRTLAGFVEPTGGRIHINGRDVTRVPSEKRGVGMVFQNYALFPSMNVRENIAFGLSIQKTSKAEQRRRVDEIADRTGLAPSQLEKNVSELSGGQQQRVAIARALALTPSILLLDEPLSNLDAKLRVQLREQLKDLQHEVGVTTVYVTHDQEEALTLSDRIAVLDAGTLQQVGTPEEIYDRSATPFVCRFIGENNRLSPAQITSLGGGLDATAESYVRPEKLHLAEAGDSSTASASLDGTIVDRTYHGSHSVYTVTAEDAALRVSVPAAASARQWNPGDAVRVDVDPRWILQYPAA, encoded by the coding sequence ATGATCCGTTTCGAAGATGTCGAGGTCGCGTTCGGCGATCACCGCGCGGTCTCGCACCTCGATCTGGAGATCCAGGAGGGTGAGTTCTTCACCCTCCTGGGTCCGTCCGGATGCGGCAAGACCACCGCCCTCCGCACACTCGCCGGGTTCGTCGAGCCGACGGGCGGTCGCATCCACATCAACGGCCGTGACGTCACTCGCGTGCCCAGTGAGAAGCGCGGCGTCGGGATGGTGTTCCAGAACTACGCTCTCTTCCCCAGCATGAACGTGCGCGAGAACATCGCGTTCGGGTTGTCGATCCAGAAGACGTCGAAGGCCGAGCAGCGCCGCCGCGTCGACGAGATCGCCGACCGCACGGGCCTCGCGCCGTCGCAGCTCGAGAAGAACGTCTCGGAGCTCTCGGGCGGGCAGCAGCAGCGTGTGGCGATCGCCCGCGCGCTCGCGCTGACCCCCAGCATCCTGCTGCTCGATGAGCCGCTGTCGAACCTCGACGCCAAGCTGCGCGTGCAGCTGCGCGAGCAGCTGAAAGACCTGCAGCACGAGGTCGGTGTGACCACGGTCTACGTGACGCACGATCAGGAAGAGGCACTGACCCTCAGCGACCGCATCGCCGTGCTCGACGCCGGCACGCTGCAGCAGGTCGGCACCCCCGAGGAGATCTACGACCGCAGCGCGACGCCGTTCGTCTGCCGGTTCATCGGCGAGAACAACCGCCTCAGTCCGGCGCAGATCACGAGCCTCGGTGGCGGGCTGGATGCCACGGCCGAGAGCTACGTGCGGCCCGAGAAGCTGCACCTCGCCGAGGCGGGCGACAGCTCGACGGCATCCGCGTCGCTCGATGGCACGATCGTCGACCGCACGTACCACGGCAGCCACAGCGTCTACACGGTGACGGCAGAGGATGCTGCGCTGCGCGTCAGCGTTCCCGCTGCGGCGAGCGCGCGCCAGTGGAACCCCGGCGACGCGGTGCGCGTCGACGTGGACCCGCGCTGGATCCTGCAGTATCCGGCGGCGTGA
- a CDS encoding extracellular solute-binding protein, translated as MVDIRKKRWSLLGIAAVAAVTLTGCAGGSTESDGGSSDGGSDATLIVYTNSNSDGRGEWITEKAADAGIDIEIVGLGGADLTNRIIAEKNNPVGDVVFGLNNMFFEQLKAEEAITAYEPEWSGEVPADAGDPADGAFWPLVEQAIVTVYDENTITDAPSDEEDLWTDEEYAGRYEVNPALGQATPQLVLASILSRHLDEDGDLGVSDEGWDLVKSYYANGSPAVEGTDLYARITRGEIDYGVLPSSGIAARDEEYGTKTGMIVPDYGVPYVTEQIAQINGTGNEEKAQEFIDWFGSAEVQGEFAAEFNSMPVNEGAVEQANPEVVELMGTLDRQDIDFGFVSENLGAWVEKVTLEYIG; from the coding sequence ATGGTCGACATCCGAAAGAAGCGCTGGTCTCTCCTGGGAATCGCTGCGGTGGCGGCCGTGACCCTGACCGGCTGCGCAGGCGGCAGCACCGAGTCCGACGGCGGTTCGAGCGACGGCGGGTCGGATGCGACCCTCATCGTCTACACGAACTCGAACAGCGACGGCCGTGGCGAGTGGATCACCGAGAAGGCCGCGGATGCCGGCATCGACATCGAGATCGTGGGTCTCGGCGGCGCCGACCTCACCAACCGCATCATCGCCGAGAAGAACAACCCCGTCGGCGACGTGGTGTTCGGTCTGAACAACATGTTCTTCGAGCAGCTCAAGGCCGAAGAGGCGATCACCGCCTACGAGCCCGAGTGGAGCGGCGAGGTTCCGGCCGATGCGGGCGACCCCGCTGACGGAGCGTTCTGGCCGCTCGTCGAGCAGGCCATCGTCACGGTCTATGACGAGAACACCATCACCGACGCCCCCTCCGACGAGGAGGACCTCTGGACCGACGAGGAGTACGCGGGCCGCTACGAGGTCAACCCGGCGCTCGGCCAGGCCACCCCGCAGCTCGTGCTCGCCAGCATCCTGTCGCGTCACCTCGACGAGGACGGCGACCTCGGCGTCAGCGACGAGGGCTGGGATCTCGTGAAGTCCTACTACGCCAATGGATCGCCGGCCGTCGAGGGCACCGACCTCTACGCCCGCATCACGCGTGGCGAGATCGACTACGGCGTGCTGCCCTCGAGCGGCATCGCGGCGCGCGACGAGGAGTACGGCACGAAGACCGGCATGATCGTGCCCGACTACGGCGTGCCGTATGTCACCGAGCAGATCGCGCAGATCAACGGCACCGGCAATGAGGAGAAGGCCCAGGAGTTCATCGACTGGTTCGGCAGCGCCGAGGTGCAGGGCGAGTTCGCGGCCGAGTTCAACTCGATGCCCGTCAACGAGGGTGCGGTCGAGCAGGCCAACCCCGAGGTCGTCGAACTCATGGGCACCCTCGACCGTCAGGACATCGACTTCGGCTTCGTGAGCGAGAACCTCGGTGCCTGGGTCGAGAAGGTCACGCTCGAGTACATCGGCTGA
- a CDS encoding dipeptide ABC transporter ATP-binding protein, which translates to MPKDIAATADESARLGEAVNPTPGGRPAARDDILRVEDLRVAYRIGDREVDAVRGVNLSVGRGEVVAIVGESGSGKSTVAQSIMNLLAPNAEVTGGRIEFDGEDLIPLSERRWRSIRGRLIGLVPQDPALSLNPVRRVGVQVAEPLLVHGLATKHDAHDRAVELLEMAGLTYPAERAKQYPHQFSGGMKQRALIAGALAAQPSLIIADEPTSALDVTVQKQILDHLANLTQELGTAILLITHDLGMAAERADRVVVMKQGEIVDSGPAARVMTAPTHEYTRKLIAAAPRLSAHERRTASTQARIEFGGEPIVRVSELTKVFPLPKGEGERRSLTAVDAVSLEVRRGETLAVVGESGSGKSTLARLVLRLEEPTSGSISFAGEDITHLKGEKLRQLRRRFQMVYQSPFDSLNPRMTIEQLITEPLLSFGEGDRSSRSKRAVELSEQVALPDGMLGRFPDELSGGQRQRVAIARALALDPEFLVLDEAVSALDVSVQAQILALLDELQRERELSYLFITHDLGVVAETADRVAVLKHGKLVECGDAAQIFTSPQEEYTRMLIEAVPAFSA; encoded by the coding sequence ATGCCGAAGGACATCGCCGCGACCGCCGATGAGTCCGCCCGACTCGGTGAGGCCGTGAACCCGACACCCGGCGGCCGACCCGCCGCGCGTGACGACATTCTGCGCGTCGAGGATCTGCGCGTCGCCTATCGGATCGGCGACCGCGAGGTCGATGCGGTGCGCGGGGTGAACCTCAGCGTGGGCCGCGGAGAAGTGGTCGCGATCGTCGGCGAATCCGGATCCGGCAAGAGCACGGTCGCGCAGTCGATCATGAATCTCCTCGCGCCGAACGCCGAGGTCACCGGCGGGCGCATCGAATTCGACGGCGAAGACCTGATCCCGCTGAGCGAACGCCGCTGGCGCAGCATCCGGGGCCGTCTGATCGGACTGGTCCCCCAGGACCCCGCACTCTCTCTCAACCCGGTGCGGCGCGTGGGCGTGCAGGTGGCGGAGCCGCTGCTCGTGCACGGACTCGCGACCAAGCACGACGCGCATGATCGTGCCGTCGAACTGCTCGAGATGGCAGGACTGACGTATCCGGCCGAGCGGGCGAAGCAGTATCCGCACCAGTTCTCGGGCGGCATGAAGCAGCGCGCGCTGATCGCGGGAGCGCTGGCCGCGCAGCCGAGCCTGATCATCGCCGACGAGCCGACGAGCGCCCTCGACGTCACCGTGCAGAAGCAGATCCTCGACCACCTCGCGAACCTCACGCAGGAGCTGGGCACCGCGATCCTGCTCATCACCCACGACCTGGGCATGGCGGCCGAGCGGGCCGACCGGGTCGTCGTCATGAAGCAGGGCGAGATCGTGGACTCCGGTCCGGCGGCGCGGGTGATGACCGCGCCGACGCACGAATACACCCGCAAGCTCATCGCCGCCGCACCGCGGCTGAGCGCGCATGAGCGGCGGACGGCATCCACCCAGGCACGCATCGAGTTCGGCGGCGAGCCGATCGTCCGGGTCTCCGAGCTCACCAAGGTCTTCCCGCTGCCCAAGGGCGAGGGCGAGCGCCGCTCGCTGACCGCCGTCGACGCCGTCTCACTCGAGGTGCGCCGCGGCGAGACACTCGCCGTCGTGGGCGAGTCGGGGTCGGGCAAGAGCACGCTCGCGCGACTCGTGCTGCGGCTGGAGGAGCCGACCTCTGGGTCGATCTCCTTCGCCGGCGAGGACATCACGCACCTGAAGGGCGAGAAGCTGCGTCAGCTGCGGCGGCGGTTCCAGATGGTCTACCAGAGCCCGTTCGACTCCCTGAATCCGCGCATGACGATCGAGCAGCTCATCACCGAGCCGCTGCTGTCGTTCGGCGAGGGCGATCGGTCGTCGAGGTCGAAGCGCGCCGTCGAGCTGTCGGAGCAGGTCGCCCTTCCCGACGGGATGCTGGGTCGGTTCCCCGACGAGCTGTCGGGCGGTCAGCGGCAGCGCGTGGCCATCGCCCGTGCCCTCGCGCTCGACCCGGAGTTCCTCGTGCTCGACGAGGCCGTCTCGGCGCTCGACGTGTCGGTGCAGGCGCAGATCCTCGCGCTGCTCGACGAACTGCAGCGCGAGCGCGAACTGAGCTACCTCTTCATCACGCACGACCTCGGTGTCGTCGCCGAGACCGCCGACCGCGTCGCCGTGCTCAAGCACGGCAAGCTCGTGGAGTGCGGCGATGCCGCGCAGATCTTCACGAGCCCGCAGGAGGAGTACACCCGGATGCTGATCGAGGCCGTTCCGGCGTTCTCCGCCTGA
- a CDS encoding LysR family transcriptional regulator, which translates to MISLVQLECFIAVAEELHFGAAATRLKMTQPPLSRQIQQLERELSTRLFDRTSRRVALTQAGRALLPNARRLIDLAAKAVSDVRSVGEGAAGTVTIAYTAMAGQAVVPDLLRRASAELPGVTLLLRELVSLDQVEELEKGTVDIGLMRPLLARPQISSRAVYRERLAVALPSDSALAQRAEPVKLIDLKDESLLMYSPSGARYFHDLLLSMFVASGVHPHIVQYAGQVPALLAMVSAGIGFTLVPQSAERISPDTVTLLPISEADPSSRVNSVELDIAWNSESHNPLVERLLNLIDDVDHDG; encoded by the coding sequence ATGATCTCGCTGGTACAGCTCGAATGCTTCATCGCCGTCGCGGAGGAACTACACTTCGGTGCGGCCGCGACCCGGCTCAAGATGACGCAGCCGCCGCTCAGTCGGCAGATCCAGCAGCTCGAGCGCGAGCTGTCGACGAGGCTCTTCGATCGCACCAGCCGTCGCGTCGCGCTGACTCAGGCCGGGCGCGCGCTGCTCCCCAACGCGCGGCGCCTGATCGACCTCGCGGCGAAGGCGGTCTCGGACGTGCGCTCGGTCGGCGAGGGCGCCGCCGGAACCGTCACGATCGCCTACACCGCGATGGCCGGGCAGGCCGTCGTGCCCGATCTGCTGCGTCGCGCGTCGGCCGAGCTGCCCGGCGTCACCCTGCTGCTGCGCGAACTCGTCTCGCTCGACCAGGTGGAGGAGCTCGAGAAGGGCACGGTCGACATCGGCCTGATGCGGCCACTGCTCGCCCGACCGCAGATCAGCAGCCGTGCGGTCTACCGCGAGCGGCTGGCGGTGGCGCTGCCCAGCGACTCGGCACTGGCGCAGCGCGCCGAGCCCGTGAAGCTCATCGACCTCAAGGACGAGTCGCTGCTCATGTACTCCCCGAGCGGCGCGCGCTACTTCCACGACCTGCTGCTGTCGATGTTCGTGGCGAGCGGGGTGCACCCGCACATCGTGCAGTACGCCGGGCAGGTGCCCGCCCTGCTGGCGATGGTCAGCGCCGGCATCGGGTTCACGCTCGTGCCGCAGTCCGCCGAGCGGATCTCTCCCGACACCGTGACGCTGCTGCCGATCAGCGAGGCCGATCCGTCGTCGCGGGTGAACAGCGTCGAGCTCGACATCGCGTGGAACTCCGAGTCGCACAATCCCCTCGTCGAGCGTCTGCTGAATCTGATCGACGACGTGGATCACGACGGCTGA
- a CDS encoding glucarate dehydratase family protein, producing the protein MSEEFLLSVPAATRLSENAVRSVRITPVAFHDPPLLNTVGVHEPLALRAIVQVTTESGVVGLGETYGDSAHLQRLRVAADAVLGCDVFATNDLRARVERSVAGDGVQGGHGMSGMVTGTSTGDRVLSPFDVAAIDIRGKLLGMPASELLGGRVRDAVPFSGYLFYKWAGHPGGSDDEWGEALTPDGIVRQARRIVDAYGFTALKLKAGVFAPDDEIAAILALREEFPDHPLRIDPNGAWTVETSLRVADALKDVLEYLEDPTPGLEGMAEVRRHTDLPLATNMCVVAFSHIADAVRLGAIDIVLSDHHFWGGLERSRLLAGFAETLGWGLSMHSNSHLGISLAAMTHLAGATPGVGYACDTHWPWKREDEDVIAPGALTFRDGSLAVPTAPGLGVELDPEALARLHRQYLDGGIRERDDTGYMQRVDPGYVLESPRW; encoded by the coding sequence ATGTCCGAAGAGTTCCTGCTGTCTGTCCCGGCTGCCACGCGGTTGTCCGAGAACGCGGTGCGGTCCGTCCGCATCACACCGGTCGCATTCCACGACCCACCCCTGCTCAACACCGTCGGCGTGCACGAGCCGCTCGCGCTGCGCGCCATCGTGCAGGTGACCACCGAATCGGGCGTCGTCGGACTCGGCGAGACCTACGGCGACAGCGCGCACCTGCAGCGATTGCGGGTCGCCGCCGACGCCGTGCTTGGCTGCGACGTGTTCGCCACGAACGACCTGCGAGCGCGGGTCGAGCGCAGTGTGGCCGGCGACGGCGTGCAGGGCGGACACGGCATGTCGGGCATGGTCACCGGCACGAGCACCGGCGACCGTGTGCTCTCGCCGTTCGACGTGGCCGCCATCGACATCCGCGGCAAGCTGCTCGGCATGCCCGCCAGCGAGCTGCTGGGCGGACGGGTGCGGGATGCGGTGCCGTTCAGCGGCTACCTCTTCTACAAGTGGGCAGGCCACCCGGGCGGATCCGACGACGAATGGGGCGAGGCGCTGACGCCGGACGGCATCGTCAGACAGGCGCGTCGCATCGTCGACGCCTACGGATTCACAGCGCTCAAGCTCAAGGCCGGTGTCTTCGCGCCCGACGACGAGATCGCCGCGATCCTCGCGCTGCGCGAGGAGTTCCCCGACCACCCCCTGCGCATCGATCCGAACGGCGCCTGGACCGTCGAGACCTCGCTGCGGGTCGCCGATGCGCTGAAGGACGTGCTCGAATACCTCGAAGACCCCACCCCGGGTCTCGAGGGCATGGCCGAGGTGCGCCGCCACACCGACCTGCCGCTCGCCACCAACATGTGCGTCGTCGCGTTCTCGCACATCGCAGATGCCGTGCGCCTCGGCGCGATCGACATCGTGCTCTCCGACCACCACTTCTGGGGAGGTCTCGAACGATCCCGGCTGCTCGCCGGCTTCGCCGAGACGCTCGGGTGGGGGCTTTCCATGCACTCGAACTCGCACCTCGGCATCAGCCTCGCCGCGATGACCCACCTCGCCGGTGCCACCCCCGGCGTCGGCTACGCGTGCGACACGCACTGGCCGTGGAAGCGCGAGGACGAAGACGTCATCGCCCCCGGCGCCCTGACCTTCAGGGACGGATCGCTGGCGGTGCCGACCGCGCCCGGACTCGGCGTCGAGCTCGACCCGGAGGCGCTCGCGCGGCTGCACAGGCAGTACCTCGACGGCGGCATCCGGGAGCGCGACGACACCGGCTACATGCAGCGGGTCGACCCCGGATACGTGCTCGAGAGCCCCCGCTGGTGA
- a CDS encoding 2-hydroxyacid dehydrogenase, with translation MNAPLRIAVTDPIMSAFADDLRRTARPHEWVFADLDVPGSTRAAIEGADVVICSRLTVAEMAGADHVRLVHATGAGVDRVEGGAVPEGVPLCNTGHHGAAIAEHVLMTALMLRRRAIDADAEMRRGEWRTIATAGAPYHRSLAGSTLGLVGYGEIGRSVARLAKAFGMRVVAMRRHPDAGGPGTELLDQVYGEDQLHPLLRESDVVVITAPLTESTRGMIDADALAQLNADALVINVARGALIDEDALFSALSEGRIGGAAIDVWWEAPQGAQAPPVVQRFATLDRVVLTPHHSGHAREVFTARAADIARNIDLLDAGLPLERQVR, from the coding sequence GTGAACGCGCCGCTGCGCATCGCGGTCACCGATCCGATCATGTCGGCGTTCGCCGACGATCTGCGCCGCACCGCGCGCCCGCACGAGTGGGTGTTCGCCGACCTCGACGTGCCCGGTTCGACACGAGCCGCGATCGAGGGCGCCGACGTGGTGATCTGCTCGCGGCTCACGGTCGCAGAGATGGCCGGCGCCGATCACGTGCGACTCGTGCATGCGACGGGTGCGGGAGTCGACAGGGTGGAAGGCGGTGCCGTGCCCGAGGGTGTGCCGCTGTGCAACACCGGTCATCACGGCGCTGCGATCGCCGAGCACGTGCTCATGACCGCACTCATGCTGCGCCGTCGCGCGATCGACGCCGATGCCGAGATGCGTCGGGGGGAGTGGCGGACGATCGCGACGGCCGGCGCCCCGTACCACCGCTCTCTCGCTGGCAGCACCCTCGGACTGGTCGGCTACGGCGAGATCGGCCGCTCCGTCGCCCGCCTCGCGAAGGCCTTCGGCATGCGCGTGGTCGCGATGCGCCGGCATCCTGATGCGGGCGGCCCCGGAACCGAGCTGCTCGATCAGGTGTACGGCGAGGATCAGTTGCATCCGCTGCTGCGGGAGAGCGATGTCGTCGTCATCACCGCGCCCCTCACCGAGAGCACGCGAGGGATGATCGATGCGGACGCGCTCGCGCAGCTGAACGCCGACGCTCTGGTCATCAACGTCGCCCGCGGGGCGCTCATCGACGAGGACGCACTGTTCTCGGCCCTCAGTGAGGGACGCATCGGGGGAGCGGCGATCGACGTGTGGTGGGAGGCGCCGCAGGGCGCGCAGGCTCCCCCCGTCGTGCAGAGGTTCGCCACGCTCGATCGGGTCGTGCTCACCCCGCACCACTCCGGCCATGCCCGCGAGGTCTTCACGGCGCGGGCCGCCGACATCGCCCGCAACATCGACCTGCTCGACGCGGGCCTCCCGCTCGAGCGTCAGGTGCGCTGA
- a CDS encoding sulfite exporter TauE/SafE family protein produces MTPLEFMMLGAVILVAGCLQGSIGFGMGMLAAPFIALIDTTLLPVLVIMLAMVVTLIVAVMDRAALDLRGAGWALAGRVPGTVVGAGLVTVMSTTALSWAVAVVVLLGVVVSLRGWRPRVTRTTQAVAGALSGVMGTTTSVGGAPMAIIWQGSDGPRLRGTMSAFFLVGSSLSLVALFLWGAVPTHALATAAWMAPFAVAGVVLSRFVNRFLNRRRTRAIALGASALGAVTLIVTRLFELG; encoded by the coding sequence GTGACGCCGCTCGAGTTCATGATGCTGGGGGCCGTCATCCTCGTCGCCGGCTGCCTGCAGGGCTCGATCGGCTTCGGAATGGGGATGCTGGCCGCACCGTTCATCGCCCTGATCGACACGACGCTGCTGCCGGTGCTCGTGATCATGCTGGCCATGGTCGTGACGCTGATCGTGGCGGTGATGGATCGCGCGGCGCTCGATCTGCGCGGGGCCGGCTGGGCGTTGGCGGGGCGGGTGCCCGGGACCGTCGTCGGCGCGGGTCTCGTCACCGTGATGTCGACGACCGCGCTCTCCTGGGCGGTCGCGGTCGTCGTGCTGCTCGGAGTCGTCGTCTCGCTGCGGGGCTGGCGCCCGAGAGTGACGAGGACGACGCAGGCGGTGGCCGGGGCGCTGTCTGGCGTCATGGGCACGACCACGTCGGTCGGAGGGGCGCCGATGGCGATCATCTGGCAGGGCTCCGACGGGCCGCGGCTGCGCGGCACGATGTCGGCGTTCTTCCTCGTCGGATCATCGCTGTCGCTCGTCGCGCTGTTCCTGTGGGGCGCGGTGCCGACGCACGCGCTCGCCACGGCGGCCTGGATGGCGCCGTTCGCGGTCGCGGGGGTGGTGCTGTCGCGGTTCGTGAACAGGTTCCTCAACCGCCGGCGCACGCGCGCGATCGCTCTCGGAGCATCCGCTCTCGGTGCGGTGACGCTGATCGTCACCCGCCTGTTCGAGCTCGGCTGA